In the genome of Mauremys mutica isolate MM-2020 ecotype Southern chromosome 8, ASM2049712v1, whole genome shotgun sequence, one region contains:
- the PRDX1 gene encoding peroxiredoxin-1, with amino-acid sequence MSAGNAFIGKPAPDFKATAVMPDGQFKDITLSDYKGKYIVFFFYPLDFTFVCPTEIIAFSDRADEFKKLNCQVIGASVDSHFCHLAWVNTPKKQGGLGNMNIPLVSDTKRIIAKDYGVLKDDEGIAYRGLFIIDDKGILRQITINDLPVGRSVDETLRLVQAFQFTDKHGEVCPAGWKPGSETIKPDVQKSKEFFSKQK; translated from the exons ATGTCTGCAGGAAATGCATTTATTGGGAAACCAGCCCCTGACTTCAAAGCCACAGCTGTGATGCCAGATGGGCAGTTCAAAGACATCACCCTCTCTGACTATAAAG gaAAATACATTGTGTTCTTCTTCTATCCCCTTGACTTCACCTTTGTTTGTCCAACTGAGATTATTGCATTCAGTGACAGGGCTGATGAATTTAAGAAACTTAACTGTCAAGTAATTGGAGCTTCTGTTGACTCTCACTTCTGTCACCTTGCCTG GGTCAATACTCCTAAGAAGCAGGGTGGATTGGGTAACATGAACATTCCACTGGTTTCAGATACAAAACGCATAATTGCTAAAGATTACGGAGTATTAAAAGACGATGAAGGTATTGCATACAG AGGCCTGTTCATTATTGATGATAAGGGAATCTTGCGTCAAATCACCATCAATGATCTCCCTGTTGGCCGCTCAGTTGATGAAACTCTCAGATTAGTCCAGGCTTTCCAGTTCACAGATAAACATGGAGAAG TTTGCCCAGCTGGTTGGAAACCTGGGAGTGAAACAATCAAACCTGATGTTCAGAAAAGCAAAGAATTCTTCTCCAAGCAGAAGTAA